Proteins from a genomic interval of Bacteroidales bacterium:
- a CDS encoding 50S ribosomal protein L18, with product MALTKSERRLRIKRRIRKKISGTTGKPRLTVFRSNAQIYVQFIDDSKGVTLAHASSAAKEIAEKTKITKIEQARLVGQLAAKVALEKGITDVVFDRNGYLYHGRVKALADAAREGGLKI from the coding sequence ATGGCTTTGACAAAATCAGAGAGAAGACTCCGAATCAAAAGGAGAATACGCAAGAAAATTTCCGGTACTACCGGGAAGCCTCGTTTAACGGTTTTCAGGAGCAATGCACAGATCTATGTACAATTCATAGACGACTCAAAAGGAGTAACCTTGGCTCACGCCTCGTCTGCTGCTAAAGAGATCGCTGAGAAAACCAAAATTACTAAAATTGAACAGGCTCGTCTTGTAGGGCAACTTGCAGCTAAAGTGGCATTAGAGAAAGGAATTACTGATGTGGTTTTTGACCGCAACGGTTATCTTTACCATGGCCGTGTAAAGGCTTTGGCTGATGCAGCAAGAGAAGGCGGACTAAAAATCTAG
- the rplF gene encoding 50S ribosomal protein L6, protein MSRIGKKPVNLPQGVSVKVSADNVVSVKGPLGELSQKVDPDISINLEGDTVVLTRPTEQKRHRAMHGLYRSLISNMVIGVSKGWEIQQELIGVGYKAEAKGQVLELSLGFSHDIHVLLPDEVKVEAKTERRGNPTITLRSIDKQLIGSVAAKIRSLRKPEPYKGKGIKFVGEVIRRKAGKSASV, encoded by the coding sequence ATGTCTAGGATCGGAAAAAAACCTGTAAACCTACCACAGGGTGTAAGCGTGAAAGTTAGCGCTGATAATGTGGTAAGCGTAAAAGGCCCTCTGGGGGAGCTATCCCAGAAAGTTGACCCTGACATCTCAATTAACTTGGAGGGAGATACTGTTGTTCTCACCAGACCAACAGAGCAAAAACGTCATCGTGCCATGCATGGTCTCTATCGTTCACTCATCAGTAATATGGTTATTGGTGTTTCAAAAGGATGGGAGATTCAGCAAGAGTTAATAGGTGTTGGATATAAGGCCGAAGCTAAAGGGCAAGTTCTTGAACTAAGCCTTGGCTTTTCACACGATATTCATGTTTTACTTCCAGATGAAGTAAAAGTAGAAGCAAAAACTGAGCGTAGAGGAAATCCTACTATAACACTACGAAGCATTGATAAGCAACTCATTGGATCGGTAGCAGCTAAAATTCGCTCACTTAGAAAACCTGAACCATACAAAGGTAAAGGGATTAAATTTGTTGGTGAAGTTATTAGAAGAAAAGCTGGTAAATCAGCTAGTGTATAA
- the rpsH gene encoding 30S ribosomal protein S8 produces MTDPIADYLTRVRNAIMANHRVVEIPASSILKDITRILFEKGYILNYKLEEDSKQGMIKIALKYNPESKKSAIKHIERVSSPGLRRYVSADQLPRVLNGLGIAIISTSHGVMTEKEARVKKVGGEVLCYIY; encoded by the coding sequence ATTACCGACCCAATTGCAGATTATCTAACCCGCGTAAGAAACGCTATTATGGCGAATCACCGTGTGGTAGAAATTCCTGCTTCAAGTATTTTAAAAGATATTACTCGTATTCTTTTCGAAAAAGGGTATATTCTAAACTATAAACTTGAAGAGGATAGTAAGCAGGGAATGATTAAAATAGCGCTTAAATATAACCCTGAGTCAAAAAAGAGTGCAATAAAGCACATAGAGCGCGTAAGTAGTCCTGGTTTAAGACGCTATGTTAGTGCAGATCAGCTACCACGTGTTCTTAACGGCTTAGGAATAGCTATCATAAGTACTTCACATGGTGTGATGACTGAAAAGGAAGCACGTGTGAAGAAAGTTGGTGGTGAAGTACTTTGCTATATTTACTAA
- the rpsN gene encoding 30S ribosomal protein S14, producing the protein MAKESMKAREVKRAKLIAKYAEKRARLKEEGDYVGLQKLPRNSNPIRLRNRCMLTGRPRGYMRQFGISRITFREMASNGLIPGIKKASW; encoded by the coding sequence ATGGCTAAAGAGTCAATGAAAGCCCGTGAGGTTAAACGTGCAAAACTCATCGCAAAATATGCTGAAAAGCGCGCAAGGCTTAAAGAAGAAGGAGATTATGTTGGTCTACAAAAACTACCTCGTAATTCAAACCCAATTCGTTTACGCAATCGTTGCATGTTGACCGGAAGGCCACGCGGATATATGCGTCAGTTTGGAATAAGCAGGATAACCTTTAGAGAAATGGCTTCTAATGGTTTAATACCTGGAATTAAAAAAGCTAGTTGGTAA
- the rplE gene encoding 50S ribosomal protein L5, with protein MEYVPNLSKKYNEEIIPALMKEFSYKSVMQVPRLEKIVINQGVGQAVADKKIIENAQNELTQITGQKVIQTNSRKDISNFKLRKNVPIGLKVTLRRERMFEFLERLVNVSLPRIRDFKGISDKLDGRGNYTLGIQEQIIFPEIDIDKINKILGMEITIVTSAKSDEEAYALLREFGIPFKNAKKN; from the coding sequence ATGGAATACGTACCAAACCTCAGCAAAAAATATAACGAGGAGATTATTCCTGCATTGATGAAGGAATTCAGCTATAAAAGCGTAATGCAGGTACCCCGTTTGGAAAAGATTGTAATCAACCAAGGCGTTGGACAAGCTGTTGCCGATAAGAAAATTATCGAAAATGCACAGAATGAATTAACTCAGATTACAGGTCAAAAAGTGATTCAAACAAACTCAAGGAAGGATATTTCAAACTTTAAACTTCGTAAAAACGTTCCTATTGGATTGAAGGTTACACTTCGTCGTGAACGTATGTTCGAGTTTCTTGAGAGACTTGTTAACGTATCACTTCCACGTATTCGCGATTTCAAAGGGATTAGTGATAAACTTGATGGTCGTGGAAACTATACCCTCGGTATTCAGGAGCAAATTATCTTCCCAGAGATAGATATCGATAAAATTAATAAGATTCTTGGTATGGAGATAACTATTGTTACCTCTGCTAAATCTGATGAAGAGGCTTATGCCTTACTCCGTGAATTTGGAATACCTTTTAAAAACGCTAAAAAGAACTAG
- the rplX gene encoding 50S ribosomal protein L24: protein MASKLHIKKGDLVFVNSGESKGQQGRVLSVIVKDSRAIVEGVNMVSKHTKPNAKHPQGGIIKKEAPVHISNLMLIDPTSGKPSRIGRRLNENGKLVRYSKKSGEEIK, encoded by the coding sequence ATGGCAAGTAAGTTACACATAAAAAAAGGGGATTTGGTGTTCGTGAACTCAGGAGAATCCAAAGGCCAACAGGGAAGAGTACTCAGCGTTATTGTAAAAGACAGCCGTGCTATCGTTGAAGGCGTTAACATGGTATCTAAGCATACAAAACCTAATGCTAAGCACCCCCAAGGTGGAATTATTAAGAAGGAAGCTCCGGTTCATATTTCGAACCTAATGTTAATTGATCCCACATCTGGGAAACCGTCACGTATAGGTCGTCGGTTAAACGAGAATGGTAAGCTAGTTCGCTATTCTAAAAAATCAGGAGAGGAGATTAAGTAA
- the rplN gene encoding 50S ribosomal protein L14 yields MIQQESRLVVADNSGAKEVLCIRVLGGTAKRYARIGDKIVVTVKSAMPGGEVKKGTVTKAVVVRTKKEMRRPDGSYIRFDDNACVLLNAQGEIRGTRIFGPVARELRDSYMKIVSLAPEVL; encoded by the coding sequence ATGATACAACAAGAGAGTCGTTTAGTAGTTGCTGATAACAGCGGTGCAAAGGAAGTACTTTGCATCAGAGTACTTGGCGGTACAGCAAAACGTTATGCACGCATTGGTGATAAAATAGTAGTTACTGTAAAAAGTGCTATGCCTGGCGGCGAAGTTAAAAAGGGTACTGTTACCAAGGCCGTAGTAGTTCGCACAAAGAAAGAGATGCGACGTCCAGACGGTTCATACATCCGTTTTGATGATAATGCTTGCGTTCTTCTTAATGCGCAGGGTGAAATTCGCGGAACGCGTATTTTCGGCCCAGTTGCTAGAGAACTTCGCGATAGCTATATGAAAATTGTATCCCTGGCACCAGAGGTATTATAA
- the rpsQ gene encoding 30S ribosomal protein S17, producing MEENTRNLRKERTGIVVSNKMEKSIVVAVKRKVKHPIYGKFVNRTTKFYAHDEANTSNIGDVVRIMEVRPLSKTKCWRLVEIIERAK from the coding sequence ATGGAAGAGAATACAAGAAATTTACGTAAAGAAAGAACAGGGATCGTTGTAAGCAATAAAATGGAAAAATCCATAGTTGTTGCTGTAAAACGAAAAGTAAAACATCCCATCTACGGTAAGTTTGTTAACAGAACTACCAAATTCTATGCTCATGACGAAGCTAATACCTCAAATATTGGTGATGTTGTTAGAATTATGGAAGTCCGCCCTTTGAGCAAAACAAAGTGCTGGAGATTAGTTGAAATCATTGAAAGAGCTAAGTAG
- the rpmC gene encoding 50S ribosomal protein L29 produces MKTAEIRELTTKELEERIDNEKAQLLKLKLNHSISPLDNPMKITDTRKNIARLKTILGERNLKENKKS; encoded by the coding sequence ATGAAAACAGCAGAGATAAGAGAACTAACAACCAAGGAGCTGGAGGAGCGTATTGATAATGAGAAAGCACAGCTACTTAAGCTAAAGCTTAATCACAGCATATCGCCCCTCGATAATCCTATGAAGATTACTGATACTCGCAAGAATATTGCAAGATTAAAAACTATTCTTGGCGAACGTAATCTCAAAGAGAACAAGAAAAGCTAA
- the rplP gene encoding 50S ribosomal protein L16: MLQPKKTKFRRQQKGRMKGNAQRGNQLAFGSFGIKAMEPCWITGRQIEAARQAVTRYMKREGQIWIRIFPDKPITKKPAEVRMGKGKGAPEGFVAPITPGRIIIEAEGVSFEVAKEALRLAAQKLPIATKFVVRNDYTETAI; the protein is encoded by the coding sequence ATGTTACAGCCAAAGAAAACCAAGTTCAGGAGGCAGCAAAAAGGCCGTATGAAAGGCAATGCTCAACGTGGCAATCAACTTGCATTCGGTTCTTTCGGAATCAAAGCGATGGAGCCATGTTGGATTACCGGTCGCCAGATTGAGGCTGCTCGTCAGGCAGTGACCCGTTATATGAAACGTGAAGGTCAAATATGGATCCGTATATTCCCAGATAAGCCTATTACCAAGAAACCAGCCGAAGTACGTATGGGTAAGGGTAAGGGTGCACCTGAGGGATTTGTTGCTCCTATAACTCCAGGTCGGATTATTATTGAAGCCGAAGGAGTATCGTTCGAGGTAGCTAAGGAAGCATTACGCCTAGCAGCGCAAAAACTTCCAATAGCCACTAAGTTCGTTGTTCGTAACGATTATACTGAAACAGCTATCTAA
- the rpsC gene encoding 30S ribosomal protein S3, which translates to MGNKVNPIANRLGIIKGWDSNWYGGNNYAQKIVEDSKIREYLSARLAKASISKIVIERTLKLITVTVHTARPGIIIGKGGQEVDKLKEELKKITKKEVQINIYEVKRPELDAVIVGSNIARQIEGRISFRRAIKMSIASTIRMGAEGIKVQISGRLGGAEMARSETYKEGRIPLHTFRADIDYALAEAHTKVGLIGIKVWICNGEVYGKRDLSPNLGASSPATQQHQNTNQGKQQRGPRKKRK; encoded by the coding sequence ATGGGAAATAAAGTAAATCCAATAGCAAACAGATTAGGAATCATCAAAGGATGGGATTCTAATTGGTATGGTGGTAACAACTATGCTCAAAAGATCGTTGAGGACAGCAAAATTCGCGAATACCTCAGCGCGAGACTTGCAAAAGCCAGTATTTCAAAGATTGTAATTGAGCGTACGTTAAAACTGATAACTGTTACAGTACATACCGCTAGACCAGGCATCATAATTGGTAAAGGTGGTCAAGAAGTTGATAAACTTAAGGAAGAACTTAAGAAGATCACTAAAAAAGAAGTGCAAATCAACATTTACGAAGTGAAACGTCCTGAACTAGATGCTGTTATCGTAGGTAGCAATATCGCTCGCCAGATTGAAGGTCGTATATCATTCCGCCGTGCCATTAAGATGTCAATTGCTTCTACTATTAGAATGGGAGCAGAAGGGATTAAAGTTCAAATCTCAGGTCGTTTAGGAGGTGCAGAAATGGCACGCTCTGAAACCTATAAAGAGGGTAGAATTCCATTACACACCTTTCGTGCTGATATCGATTATGCTCTTGCTGAGGCTCACACCAAAGTAGGATTAATTGGTATTAAAGTATGGATATGCAATGGTGAAGTATACGGAAAACGTGATTTGTCTCCAAACTTAGGAGCCTCATCACCTGCTACTCAACAACATCAAAATACTAATCAAGGAAAGCAACAACGCGGACCTAGAAAGAAAAGGAAATAG
- the rplV gene encoding 50S ribosomal protein L22: protein MGARKQLMANQIKEEKKKKAFAILRNCPSSPRKMRLVVDMIRGKEVNNALNILKFTPKEAAIKVEKLLLSAVANWQAKNEGVRLEEANLYVKEIFVDQGKQLKRIRTAPQGRAHRIRKHSNHVTVVLDSAVNNDTTKN, encoded by the coding sequence ATGGGTGCAAGAAAACAATTAATGGCCAACCAAATAAAGGAGGAGAAAAAGAAGAAAGCTTTTGCAATACTTCGCAATTGCCCATCTTCTCCCCGCAAAATGCGTTTGGTTGTAGATATGATACGTGGTAAAGAAGTTAATAATGCCCTTAACATCCTGAAGTTTACTCCTAAGGAAGCAGCAATTAAGGTTGAGAAACTACTTCTTTCAGCAGTTGCCAATTGGCAAGCAAAAAATGAAGGCGTTCGTCTTGAAGAAGCAAACCTTTATGTAAAGGAAATATTTGTTGATCAAGGAAAACAGCTTAAACGTATTAGGACAGCTCCACAGGGACGTGCACATAGAATTCGTAAGCATTCAAATCACGTTACCGTTGTTTTAGACAGTGCAGTTAATAACGATACTACAAAAAACTAG
- the rpsS gene encoding 30S ribosomal protein S19: MSRSLKKGPFIDYKLDKRVVDMNATTKKTVIKTWSRRSMISPEFVGHTIAVHNGNKFIPVYVTENMVGHKLGEFAPTRTFRGHAGNKKK, from the coding sequence ATGAGTCGATCACTCAAAAAAGGTCCTTTTATTGACTATAAGTTGGATAAGCGTGTTGTTGACATGAACGCTACAACTAAGAAGACAGTTATTAAAACTTGGTCAAGAAGGTCGATGATATCTCCTGAATTTGTTGGACACACCATAGCAGTTCATAATGGGAATAAATTTATCCCAGTATATGTTACCGAAAATATGGTAGGGCACAAGCTTGGCGAATTTGCTCCAACTCGTACCTTCCGTGGACATGCAGGTAATAAGAAGAAATAA